Within Montipora foliosa isolate CH-2021 chromosome 3, ASM3666993v2, whole genome shotgun sequence, the genomic segment GGACCCTGAAGCAATCACTCGTAACCATTTCCTGATTGGAAGAAATAGCCCGCACGTGCCTCCTAACGTCTTTGATGAGAGAGATTTGTGTTCCAGAAAGCGATGGAGACAAGCCCAGACGCTCACCGACCACTTCTGGAGAAGATGGCTTCATGCGTATGTGCCTGCACTTACTGACCGGAAGAAGTGGAGAACTGGGTCTCAAACTGATGTTCAAATTGGGGACCTGGTATTGGTAGTTGAGGATAACGTACGGTGTGGCAGATTCCATCTGCCACACGGCATTCCCAGGAAATGATGGCCTCATTCGCACCGTTGAAGTCCAGACGAAACAAGGAACATTCAAGTCAGTCATCAAGCTTTGCCTTCTTGAGGAGGCCGAATGTAGTGTATAGACTAAAGTCGTATACAGGGGTGGCTATGTTGCCGACTGCCCTTAGGTCAGCGGACTCTTCAGAAATAGGACTTAGTTCCCGGCAGACTAGCGATAAAAACATGTGTTTTGAGAGATCCCCCATCTTGTTGTGTTATCGTGTAGTGCTCGGATCGCTAGTTGAAAATTTGCTGTTCTCGCTTGTTgccttatttttattttgtttggaaaacCTCCACCACACACCATGTAAACAATGAACAAGTTGAATTTAACATCAAATAAAACAATATCAAACGCTTCGATTCAGTGTATGTAGATTAATGTGTCCCCATGCGTCCATGCACCTTGAAAATACAACTTAAAGTGTTGCTATGACCAAAAGTTGCACTTCCGTCCCTCTGAGGTGTCCAATCGGTCCGTTTTGAAAGTGAGTAATACTCCTTTTCGCAGCCGTTTTCTGGGGTGTCAAGCAATGCTCCATCCTGAAAGACGGCTGCGAAGGACCGTGGAAtccaaagtaaacagcctttggataaaaatgaaACATCAATCGTTTGCCACTCAATCacactttaaaaatctgaagaaaaaaagaaggtgAATTTTTTCTTGTCACAATTGCACTTTAACTTCTAGTTTATTTGAGATGGCTGTTTTCATGCTAGTGATTCAAACAATGAAATTTCATGCGCAAATTAACATGAAATTTCATTTGTGACGTATgtcattttttcaaaataacttCCTGGCCCTAttttgctcgaagcatggttagtgctaaccaacGTTAAATTCCAtagaaacctataaattttgATACCTCTCAACCACCGATTAGCGCTAACTAGGCTTCAAGCAACTAGTCCCTGAACGGTTCTTTAAAAGCATACCAAATCCACCCGTGGTCAATTTCCACTTCTGAAATGTACGCTGACCCTATTAAACCATAGCCCCTTTCAAAATTCACTCAATTCATTCTTATCTTACTGCATAGTCTGTTATCAAAATACTCAACAAACTTACTTCCGGAGTCGATGAACACTTTCCTTGATCTCTGCCTGAACGCATTGTGCATGTTATATCCATTTGTTAGCCCCCTGAAAACTCACGTCATTTCAGATCCCCGATTCGTTGATTTGAGTATGGTGATGCTACAATTATCAAGCAAATATAAGtaaattttgcaaaataacGAAACAGACAGAAATTTTAGCTGGGTTGGCAAAATATTCTCCAGATCTTGTGAACATGAAATAACACGTTAGCTATTGATCAAACAGTCTCTTTCGCAGCTGTCCAACATATGGTCAACTAGTCCTTTTCTAAATCATGTCGACTAGGCACTCAATACGAACAAGGTTATACTTCAGATTACCGGCCAGTTATTACCATGTGTATAGCCTAAAACGTCATTTAAGCCTTTCAACTGATTACAAGAATAATTAAGATCCGTGATAAAGGTTATCCAAAAAGTACCTTGTAGGGTCTACTTCCGGCAGTGTAGGCATGTTCATGGACAGTAGGTTCTCAATCTGACCAGTTGTATGCCTGGTAGAGAATTCAATGTCCTTCATTCTACCTTCCTGAATCAAGGATTGCATATGCGATCTTCTGGGAATGGCTTTCCTCGCGGCATCCTCTTGCTGCAAGTGAACAAAAGTCATTGTGGCAGACGTACTTCTGTGCACATTTTCTCGCCACGTTTGCTGCAGAGCTGCGGCCTGGGATGCTACTTCATCCTCGTTGAGTGGATCTGAAATTTCGTTGTCAGACATGATTCCAGTTGTTTCTTATATTTGAACTCCCAACTTGCTGTTGCACTGCGCAGAATAATTTCACCGAAAGTTATAAATTGGGGCACGGTACACGGTAGAATATCTGGACTGCATATTGTCGGTAAAGACAAAAGAAGTGACTAATCGGAAATGCAATTGGTGCTGCCGATTTGGGCGTAAACGAAGAAGCTTAGGTgacactttttcaaaaaaatctaaatttcattttaaagtagccaacaaaacaagttgtttcATTTAATTTCCGTTATTATCGTGGGTTCTGCAACCAAAATTCACAAGTTCATTCCAGGTTGTAATCCCTCACCGTTCTCACTCCCTCGCTGCAAGTTGTCGTTTGAACAGTGTTATATCACACGAACGGCTTATGTAGCATTTATTGAGTTCGCCGGTTTTCGTGGTGCCTGAATTCATGTGAATTAGAGGTCTTTTTTAATTCGCGAGATCTTTCTCAACGTCATCATGCCAAATAATTGTCTGTTGTATATTATTGGCTTTTGAACTATGGCAAAAAAAGACCAATCATGGCTACAAACAAAGAGCAGCAGTATGACATTTGACATCTGGTTGTAATCTGGTTGTATCTATGTCGAAACACCAAGTGTCAATCACTGTCAAATTATTTGTCCCTCAGTGATTGACTCATCAACTTAAGCCCTTCTTATAAACTAACCCTGATATTTACTTCTTGCAACTGCGAACATCTCTGGCGACGATCGAATAGAGGAATTGAGTAAGGCCCGGGTCGCACTATGGACATCTAGTGTTTTGATAAGCCCAAATTCTGTCAAAATCCTGTCATCGCTGAACAGGCCAAGTGCGACCTAGATGGCCGTACACGGCCATCTTTGTCTTTTCGTGGCCATTCTTCAAAAGCACCGCTGTCCTGCCTCGGAGCAGGACTTTTCGTGGACATTTGCGCTTTTCTGTTTATTTTGTGACAAACACGTCCATGAAATGTGCACGCGATggaaaaaatttccggataaaATTTCATTCTCACGCAGCGGTAAAGATGAACGATTTCGATGCTAGAGCTAGTCTTCGCGACGTTCATTGGGATGAAAATTCTTCCCAACAAGATCGTTTTGGGCCCGGATATTTCTTTTGGCAGAACCAGGCGGCCATGCAAGACAGGAATTATGGCAATTTTATGCCGACTGCCCCAATCGTGACCACTGAGCCAGTTTGGGCGCCATCACACGCTACATCCTACACCAACCTCGAGGCGGGTTCGAGCGCTACAACTTCTCCTTCGCGGCCGTCAACGCCTGATTCCCTTACGGACTCCAGCGCTGGCACGGAAGAGCGATCCAAAGGAGGTAGAGCGTATGAAAAGTGGACAGACGGAGAACAATTTACCCTTGTTCAGTTGTGGCGTGACAAACACTCAAGGCTCGAATCCAGGCACGCAAGGCAGGTTTGGGAGGAGATAGCTCAAGAACTATCGAAGAAGACCAAAAGGACGATCACCAGCACCCAGTGTCAACGCAAAATGAAGCATTTGAAAGAACGATATAAGGCCGCTAAGGATCATAATCGCAATCAGACCGGCGGTGATAGGAAAACTGCACCATTCTATGATGAGATAGATTCTGTGCTGGGTTGCAGGGAAATCGTGACTTTTAGTCACGTTGAAGAATCAAGTTCTTCTACTGCTTCCTCCACAGGAaatagtaaaggaaaagaaagaaaagatgtCCAAGATGGTGATGGGGATACTGCAGAGGAAGATGCCGCCTTGGATGAGGCCCTTGATACCTTCGGCTTGAACAAAAAGCGACCAAAAAAGAGCCAACAGAGAGATGATAGGAAGCGTGCCGCCAAAAAGAGGAAATCTCTTCCCAAAGAGGCTGATCATAAGAGTGATGCTGTCGATGAATCTGCCTTGTTTGCTCAAAGTATTGAGAAACTTCAGGCACAAGGAGATAGAGTAACAGGGGTGTTGGAGTCCATGGAGCGCAATCAATCCGAGCAGCTCAAGCTCATGGATAGGTTTATGACCACTTTTGCGAAGGCAATGCAGCCTGAAGCAAAGGACAACTGACTTTATTACCATATCCAGCTGGAACTTTAGTTGTTATTTCatgttattgtttttttatatatataataccAAGCTCATTTACGTAAGCGAAACTTTCAGCAGGATATAGCAATGATTATTATACCGTTTAATGGTTACtgtaaaaaattgttttaatatGTTCATAATCGACTACTGATGTTCATACTCGTGATGCTTTTACCTGAGCCGCATTTTATACATAGCAAATATCTCAATGATTTAAAATAAACTCCTTTCAAACAATTTAATCTTTCAATAATCATATGTCTGGAATCATGTAATAGCTTAAGAACAGATGCACAGAAAAATAACTATAGAATAAAAAGTGGCAACGCAGTTGTGTATTATTGTAAccttcagttcagttcagttcagtttttctCGAATGACTTCCCTTTCGATTATAGATTCCAAAGATGTTCCTTCAAAAAATTCCTGAGATCTTCACCATCCCTATGACCATCTCTGATTGGAAAGTCATTGTCATTATCAACTTCGTCATCATCCCACAAATCTCCTGCTTCGATACAGAAATTGTGGAGAATACAGCATGCAATGATTATTTGACTAGTAAAAGCAATGTTGCTGTCAAGTCGTTTTTGGAGAATTCTCCAACGTCCCTTTAATATACCATAAGCACACTCTACGGAAACCCGGGCACTTGAAAGTTCCTTGTTGAAATTAATTTCCGGCGGGTCGTTCGTAGACTCAGGGTGTGGCTTTAGCAGCCAAGTAGAAAGAGGATAGGCACTATCACCCAAAAGGACAGGTTTTATCTCTCTACCTCCAACCCTCACGGTCGGTCCTGTTAGTAATTCATTGTTATTTATTCGTCGGTATAATGCACTATTTCTTAGCACTCGAGAATCGTGCATACTGCCCGGAAATCCAGCAGCAACGTCAAGAAAACGCTTTTCTCCATCAACTACGGCTTGGACGACTACATCATGCTGTTGTAGCCGACTAAAATAATCGGGTCCACTTTCAATAGGTGTTTTAATCTTGATGTGAGTACCATCAATTGCTCCCACTACATTTGGTAGATCCGTCAGTTCTTCAAATGTTTGACATGTGGCCAGTACTTCTCGGTTGGTTGATGGAAACTTGATGTACTCCTCTTTCAAGTCACATAAGGCTTCAACGACATCTTCAACTGCCTCTATAACTGTGGTTTTCCCTACATTGAAATTGGGACCTATCGTCACATAAGCGTTTCCATGGGCCAAGCGGTACAGTCCTATTGCCAGTATTTTCTCGGGGGCTATACAGTCACGGAACGAAGTGTTTTGTCGCGTTAACCGTGGACGAAGTGTGTTTAAAAGCATTGTGAAAGTAGTTCTGTTTAAACGGAGTTGTCGCCGAAAGTAATCGTCGGGAATCGCAATGTCAACAAAGTGGATATCAAACCAGGACTGAACTGGTCTGGGTAAAACCCAGAAACGGCGACGAAGACGACCAGCACGTCTTCGTCTTTGAATCCTGCGTTGGTTCAAGATCAATAGTTGTGCTCGGAGTGCGTGTATCTGGATGAGGCTAGCAAGAATTATAACCCTTCGCATATCATTGGCAGTACTCATATTTACCATATATAGATAGAGCGCAACGAAGATGGCAAGTTCACGTCGATTCAGCATTGTGCTATCCTTTTTGAGCTCGCGAAAACACGGGAACGAAATTTTCGCGTGCAGTCATTGCCGTGACCTTTGCCATCATATGATGTTTACTTTAGGTTTACTGTTACAATACTTGTCTCCTCGTGCGCGACCTAAACACGATATCTCAAAGATGTCTCAGACATCTTTGGAGTCAAACATGTCCTTAAAAATTCAGGACATTTCAAAAGGTTGGCCATAGTGCGACCCGGGCCTAAGCAACAACTGTGATGAAAAACAACGTGGATTACAACAACCCCATTCCCGATCAATTGCAATGCCCAGTTTGGTAAGTGTCAGTATTAAATAACGGACAACAACCTTTAGCCCAGGAAAAAATGATTTTACCTTATGTCACGATTGTAGTCTGTTGGCGCTTATTAACGTGAAATGACTCGTGATGATAAATTCTGTTTCATGATACTTTCGATCTGTTGATAACCGTTAATAAGAACTGAGCTAAATTGTAGAATACCTGGCCACTAATATGTATATTTCTGACTCGTTTTATAAACGATGCCGATACAAGATTCAGGATAGTACTATCTGCAATTACCCGTCTGTCCCTGACACAATCCAGCCTGGCCAATTCTCTTGCTGTCAAAAACCCAAAACGCTTTGAAAATCAAGTCAGTTGAAATAAGAACTTGCCCAATGCGTGCGTTGAAGTGCAATGTGCCTGGCTGCAATGAAGAGACCCGACATTCGGAAATGGTGCCACATAAGCGAGAAAATGTGGCCAAACATTTGGAATTATATGCCGTGGAAGAGCAGAGGAAGGCTTGGTCTTTGAAGGAAGTAAGAATATAATGCATTTCTGATGATCATAAATTAATTTACTAGTGTGAAGAGCAAATAACGGAGGTATCTTGACAGTTTATCGTGTAGCTCCTGagaattccaaaaaaaaaggaaagcgaTTTGCGATTTGTCGCTAACCACTTCAGTTAACTAGAAAGTTTAAAAACTTCATAGTCACAACTCATAACGCTATCTGTAGGAGGAAGTTGCAATGAACGTAGGGAACAATGAAATTCAGTGTTCCAACGGAAGCACATCTCAAAGTGATTTAACTTATcagaatttctttctttatgcGTGGGCTCAATTATTtccacttattattattattttttattaggCCACAGCTTCCACGGAAATAGTAAGCAAAAGTGCTGTCTTTTTGACTTGGGTGGTACCCGTTGACTGGAAATGGCCCATAGCTTCATCTCCAATTCAAGCATTTAAACGGCAGTGGAGAATTGTTCTGACGAGAGGAAGATTGTGGCTGCAGTATTTTAGGGGAGCTGAAATTATACGAGTGGCTATAGCGTATGTGTAATGCAATGCCATTAAGTAATATCCCGAGGAGTAATCTATCATAGGTTATAAAATTTGGCAAATCTTTGCGGTACTTTTATCTCGTGCCCTGCTGAAGGATGTTCTATCAATGTTGACCTCGATCTCAGTTAAAAGTAATCAATTGCCAACAAAACTGATAataaattggaaaatgaaaatagTCTGATATTTGAAAGGTTATATACTTTCATTCAGTATTACACGATAGACTAGTATCTTAATCATGCTGTTTGTTAGGTATTTGAGGCTTACTTAACATTTTATAACGTATCTGTAACGTATTTGTttgcaaaggaagaaagaagaattgaatAGCAGCCAATCGATTTGAAATCATTCTTTTTCAGAACCTTTCCAATTGGGGtctaattctttgatttttcaaggaaGGGGCTTTCAAGATGGAGGAAATGATCCATGCAGTAAATGTTtgattaattttcaattttcctctgtggatgatcaaataaaaataaacaaatgacAAACCCTTCCACACCATGGGACGGACAAGTCGAGAACTCAACTAACAGGGCTGGGGTTGGGAGAAGTCACGCAACCCTtgaaggggaggggaggggaggggaggggaggggattTGAGTTATGGCGGCTACAAGGTTTCGCCCTTAATCTTTACTAGGAgtcatatttttatttcctcgCCACAAATGTGAAACCTATATGGTTCCCTGCATGTTCAGACGTTTTCAACGACTTGGACCTCCACTAGGCTGCCTTTTGAAAGGCCAAAAATTCACATGTGCAAGGTACGTGATATTTGCATTTGCTTGAAGGAGTATTTGTATGAATCGAAATACATCAAATAAAGCAACTTTTCCAGAATGAGACGacaacaaaaagtttgaaatcgCAGGAAAATTAACGCTACCGAGCCGAAATAATGGTTTGCAGTCAAGGCTGCCCATTGAATAAGCTcataaaaaaacacaacaataCAGGTAGGTTCATCCTATAGGAAAAACCTGAGCAGTACTCAATAATGAGGGATGTGATTTCACGGAGGATAAAGTGAAACATGAGGATAAAGTCAAACAACTAGCCAGGTTGTCAATTGCCCCCCACTTGCTTCAAATAACTGAACAGCCACCGCTGTTGTTGGAACAACATCTGGTGTCACCTTAACTGTGTTGTCTATAGCTGCTTGCATATTGTTTGGACGTACTTACTCTCTGTTCTATTATAAGGCAGAGAGAATATGAACATACCGGTAGCTAGTGATTTAAGAACATGGTTatagagtgattttacttgaccCATGAAATAAAGGACTGTCCTGTATGCTTCCTGGACTTGTCTGAGTTTTCTTTGCCTGTTTTTTCAAAAAGCACAACTTGTCAAAATCACATTGATTTGTATTGTTTCTTTCCTCTCCTTCTTTAACAATATAACAAGGTTCTAAAGATCTCTAAAGTAATAATCTGCTACTTTACTAGGAAAAGAAAGATCACCAAggaagtggaaaaaagatggccAAGTAATACAGTTCtaccaaattatagaaataaagcAGATGCACTGGAAGTTGACAAGTTTGTGGAACAAATAGTGGAAGATGAGACTATGCTCTATCCAGAGTGTGGATTACAGAAAGTAGCAGTCCTTGAAATTGTGCTAAAGAAACTTAGAGAGCAACGAAGGCTGCAAAAAAGCATACCGGTTTCCCAAGATGAGATCATCATCACGTCTACTGACAGTGCATCTGAATCATCCCCCGGTGAAACTCCTACTCCACCATTATCACAGTTAACCTGGCCAGAATTTGGTATACACCCATTGTCAGCAACCGGCGGAAATTTGTCTTGTGATGGATGCCAAAGTTCAGCCAGAAGGAAACACTTCCATTCACATTGAAACACAGTgagaaaatcaggaaaatgAATTGAAAATTGCAGCTATGAGCAATAAGTGAGGTCTTGGAATAACTGAATTGCATTTTGGAACAATGTTGGATTTCCATCTACtacattttgaaaatgtttgttattTCTTGACCCATGAAACAGAGAATAATAGTTATTGTGTAACACTACTCCTATGCTACCTGtacataaagaaagaaagaagcagTTTTGAACCTTTGCAAATGTGCAAATTTTCCCAATGTTAAAAGGGTATCAgaattaaattttaattaaatctTTTCTCTCCAATGTTTCCTCAGTGCAAACTCAGACAACAACAAGCACATTTTTGACCGTGTGATTGAGCAAGTTTTGCAGAATTTTGGAGGACAAGAAAAATGCCCCTGGTCAAGAAATACCATGGAAGGTAATGGACCAAACACAGACCTGGGCATAAATATTCTTTATTTGCAGCAAGGCTGTCTGTTGTTTTGTGATACCTTAAGATACTGTAATTTGGGTACAAAATGTTAATGATATGTTCAAAGACATATTTGTTTTGTGAAAGTTCATCAAGTTTAAAGTCACATTATTATTCtcctattacgccattttaccagaTTTGGTCACGAGAACGCgaaaaatatgagacggtaatacactttTGTGTCccagtttgaccggtttagaacagagcaaacacggacggaacgggagtttttcaatgaaagaaattgttttgaaCATGacgcaaagcctgagaatttagcttgtcacttagcttgtcatcgcttgtcatcaattatccaatcaaataaaggacatttggctttTTGTGCTGATTGCATCGTTCGCACATGCTCTGAAGGCCAGATGATGCAATTTttacactcttaccaaataaaattgagaggaataataaatatcttattcaatggtttaacatataacaCTCGCAAAATATCCACACGTATTACATGTTAAACCATcaaataagatgtatttatctCATTTTACCTAATCAACTGATTAGTTGCCAACACTATCATATTGTCAACATAGACAGGAATGCAAGTGCGTGTCGTCCTAAGTAgcatatgtatgtatatatagcTATAtagatggcctcacttgaggtCTGCCAATGCTCACTTATTTCCCCTCCCCAGAGGTCTTGCCTTATAGGATATTTTCATGAATGAGTAATCAGAATCCTTCCTAGAAATGTTGCAAAGGAACTTTCTCAACGTCAGCCACCTGCTGAAGGTCTTCCAGAGTGGGCTGTTAATGTTGAGTCTTAAATGACGTGCTTTAATGAttagcatatatatatatatatatatatatacatatatatatatagagagagagagagagagagagagagagagagagagagagagagagagagagagagagagagagagagagagggctgtgagaattaaaacatgGCTACATGGTAATtgccctacaggcctgtttcctaaggcttgaagcctcactcttcaggagttttattcaccctgctgcgcacttatttttatatcacAAACACTACGTAAATTTACATGTTGGTGTTAGGGTGCTAAGCTAATTGTTCTGTTGTAGTGCCTTCGCTCGGTGCCTGCATGATGATagtaactcgtttcttttgttcaatgtaCATCGTTCCAGTTCACAGATAATGACAAATTTCTCGCTcaagcataaattacaacgtttagTTGAACTGTCAGGCCGGCCTGATGGCAGATGACTTTAAGACACGTTACAGAAATCATAAAACATCTTTCGAACATAAGAGCTATAGAAATTCAACTGAACTCAGCAAGCACGTATGGTCGCTAAAAGATAACAACATAGAGCAtgaaattacatggcaaattgtTTGCCGCGCTAAACCGTACAGCAGTTCAActaaacgttgtaatttatgctcGAGCGAGAAATTTGTCATTATCTGTGAACCGGAACGATGtacattgaacaaaagaaacgagttagtaTCATCATGCAGGCACCGAGTGAAGGCGCTACAACAGAACAATTAGCTAAGCACCCTAAcaccaacatgtatgtaaatttacgtagtgtttgtgatataaaaataagtgTGCAGCAGCGTGAATAAAACTCCTGAAGAGTGAGGCTTCAAGccttacgaaacaggcctgtagggcaATTACCATGTAGCCATGTTTTAATTCTCGCAGCCCTCTATAGTTACGCTCTACCTTGTATTGAGCACTCTAACTGGCTTGATCACCACCGCtttttgattatatatataatatatatacatatatctatttattaaaaactgacaTTTCCACTGAcatcacatttccagcattttcattggcttgccggacacaggttatcagctcatatacctgcactaccaaatatggtcaatgaacacagcagcaaatacacagttttacggctccgagaaaaaatggccgacaaaagctgGTTTGGATCAGAATTGACTGAGGCAGAAATCAATGCTTTGGTCGACAATGCTTCCCCCTCGAACACCAAAAAGGTCACAAAATTTGGCATGAAAATATTCAATGGTATGTATCTAATTTTTTTAATGCctatgtaattattattattattttttatcgGGAATATCTTTCTTGCAACATTTTTAGCTCACGAGTGCGTGTTGTTGATTAACACTGACATTTCACTGACCTTTTTAGACTGGCTTGGAAGTCCCGGGGGCAGTAAATTTTCAATGCCGATAGAGGATATGGACATGGAAGAATTGAATGCTTGTCTCAAGAGTTTTTACACATCTGCGAGAAAGCAAGACAGTtcattttacaagaaaacaTCGCTTAAGTCTATCCGAGCTGCCATTGACCGCTTTCTTCGTTCTCCACCGCGAAGTAAACAGTTTTCAATAACCAGTCACGCTGCTTTTACTGAAGCCAACAAAGTTTTGGACGCATTCATTAACGACCTCCGAAAATCTGGAAAGATAGCTGGTTTGGTTCACAAGAAAGCTATCTCGAAGCAGCAGATTCAGAAGCTCTTCGACTGCGGCAAACTTGGACTCACTGACACAAAGAATCCCGCACAGCTACAAAGGACAACTTGGTTTTACCTTGGACTGTTTTTTGGAAGACGAGGATGAGAAAATCAACGTGAAATGAAGTCTGGAATGCTTACCCTCAGACAAACACCCAACGGAATCGAGTACTTTGAACTGAACAGGCAATGTCCTGGTTCGCTACCATCAACAAAAAACCATCAGGGTAGCCTTGAAGATCCTGAGGACGAATCTGACGCGAAGATTTTTGCCGTTCCAGAATCTGCAAGATGTCCTGTTAAAACCGTTAAAAATTACTTGGCCCATTTAAATCCCAAATTGGATGCCCTTTCCCAGAAGCCACGACACGTAGAAAGCGGTAAGTTCAACCCTGATGTTGATGAAATTTGGTTTTGCAATGTGCCGATCGGAGCCAGTACTCTCGACAACATGCTGAAATCCATGAGTAAGCGAGCAGGCATTGACCCTTACCTCACCAACCACTGGCTCAGGGCAACTTCGGTAACAATTCTGTCTGATAGCGACTGTGAAGCACGACACATTAAGGCTATAACCGGCCACAAATCTGACCAGTCGGTTGAATCTTACAATGGGCGACCATCCCTCAACCAGCAGCACAAGATGTCGCGCatcctcagtaattttgtcctTAACAGCAACAACGCGTCCCATCCTTCAACCCAAATCATGGTAAACAGGGTTTTATTACTCTATCGTCAGTCTAAAAGTGGATTAGGTGAAATTGAGGCATACCCAGCGTCAGATCAGATCCATACAAACAACATTGCAGTCTCAACGAACACAACAAATAACGGACATGCTTGAGGCAAGAAAACCATTTTCCTCCTCAACtaaatttttacaatttcacCAACGTTCaagttttcaacaattttggtCCTTCAAATTAACTTCCTTTGTAGGAGACTCCTCTAGAGAGTGTTTTTCGTTTGTAACTCCACCAAATATTGACATTCCTTCCTTTGCTGGACTCTTTTTCGATCTCATTCAGCGAGTTTGCGAAGCCGTTGTCAGCGTTGTCAATCATctattttgacatttttgtcaATCATTCTATTTTTGCACCAAAACTTGTTACATGTTGCCATTTTGtgccaaataaattcaacataaaagagttgtgatactggggtttttaataaaacaattattctactcgggcttgctggacatgaaatgatcatatttatcatttcatatccagggCGCCCTCgtacaataattgttaaatatatcttTTTCACCTAAAGTTGCGATTTTGATTGATTCTAATGcactttttattaatttaaaatttaaatgcattttcATATTGGTGTGGATGGAGGAGAAAGTGGCATTATACAGTCATAATGTACTTTTTTTCTACCTACATGTAGTTAACTAGCAGTATTCAAACAGCACAGTGTGCATGTCATCTGTTCTCCTTAATCAAATTCTCTGAGACTTTGAGTAATGGCAGACTTTAAAGTTAAATAAAATGATTCAAATCAAAATAGACAATCCTTTCCTGGCAATAAAAGATGGAAATGCTCGTTGGTtctaattaaaaaaagaacaaaaacaatattttgacaagaaaaaacaaaag encodes:
- the LOC137995942 gene encoding uncharacterized protein — translated: MNDFDARASLRDVHWDENSSQQDRFGPGYFFWQNQAAMQDRNYGNFMPTAPIVTTEPVWAPSHATSYTNLEAGSSATTSPSRPSTPDSLTDSSAGTEERSKGGRAYEKWTDGEQFTLVQLWRDKHSRLESRHARQVWEEIAQELSKKTKRTITSTQCQRKMKHLKERYKAAKDHNRNQTGGDRKTAPFYDEIDSVLGCREIVTFSHVEESSSSTASSTGNSKGKERKDVQDGDGDTAEEDAALDEALDTFGLNKKRPKKSQQRDDRKRAAKKRKSLPKEADHKSDAVDESALFAQSIEKLQAQGDRVTGVLESMERNQSEQLKLMDRFMTTFAKAMQPEAKDN
- the LOC137994888 gene encoding uncharacterized protein → MLNRRELAIFVALYLYMVNMSTANDMRRVIILASLIQIHALRAQLLILNQRRIQRRRRAGRLRRRFWVLPRPVQSWFDIHFVDIAIPDDYFRRQLRLNRTTFTMLLNTLRPRLTRQNTSFRDCIAPEKILAIGLYRLAHGNAYVTIGPNFNVGKTTVIEAVEDVVEALCDLKEEYIKFPSTNREVLATCQTFEELTDLPNVVGAIDGTHIKIKTPIESGPDYFSRLQQHDVVVQAVVDGEKRFLDVAAGFPGSMHDSRVLRNSALYRRINNNELLTGPTVRVGGREIKPVLLGDSAYPLSTWLLKPHPESTNDPPEINFNKELSSARVSVECAYGILKGRWRILQKRLDSNIAFTSQIIIACCILHNFCIEAGDLWDDDEVDNDNDFPIRDGHRDGEDLRNFLKEHLWNL